One part of the Fusobacterium pseudoperiodonticum genome encodes these proteins:
- a CDS encoding tripartite tricarboxylate transporter substrate binding protein, translating to MKKIILLLGLIFSLVTFGKDYPSKNINLVVPFSAGGGTDAVARKLASIMEKDLGKPVVIINKTGGAGAVGMTFGAKAKKDGYTVTMITREIISLPIMKLSPVTYKDFELVSLVNLDPAVLLVEKDSKYKTFDDLINDAKKNPEKIKFASTAKPNFYVLAIEKEIGVKFNHIPYNGAGEVVPALLGKHADFTLVGPGEAMGQIKSGQFRVLGVMSDNRLESLKDVKTLKEMGYNITSGTWRGIAVPKGTPKEVIDTLNASIKKAVESKDFIDFMNKANYGIKYLSPKEFENFIINDSKTIEKILK from the coding sequence ATGAAAAAAATTATTTTGTTATTAGGACTTATTTTCTCACTTGTGACATTTGGAAAAGATTATCCAAGTAAAAATATTAATTTAGTTGTGCCATTTAGTGCAGGCGGTGGAACAGATGCTGTTGCAAGAAAGTTAGCCAGTATAATGGAAAAAGATTTAGGAAAACCTGTTGTAATAATTAATAAAACAGGAGGAGCTGGAGCGGTAGGAATGACTTTTGGAGCAAAAGCGAAAAAAGATGGGTATACTGTAACTATGATTACAAGAGAAATTATATCTTTGCCAATTATGAAATTATCACCTGTTACATATAAAGATTTTGAATTAGTATCATTAGTAAATTTGGATCCAGCTGTTCTTTTAGTAGAAAAAGATTCAAAATATAAGACATTTGATGATCTTATCAATGATGCAAAGAAAAATCCTGAAAAAATAAAGTTTGCAAGTACAGCTAAACCCAATTTTTACGTATTAGCTATTGAAAAAGAAATTGGAGTTAAATTTAACCATATTCCTTACAATGGAGCTGGTGAAGTTGTTCCAGCATTACTTGGAAAACATGCTGATTTTACACTTGTTGGTCCAGGAGAAGCTATGGGACAAATTAAATCAGGTCAATTTAGAGTTTTAGGTGTTATGTCAGATAACAGACTTGAAAGCTTAAAGGATGTAAAAACTTTAAAGGAAATGGGATATAATATAACTTCTGGAACTTGGAGAGGAATAGCTGTTCCTAAGGGAACTCCTAAAGAAGTTATAGATACATTAAATGCATCTATTAAAAAGGCTGTTGAATCAAAAGATTTTATTGATTTTATGAATAAAGCAAATTATGGAATTAAATATCTTTCTCCTAAAGAATTTGAAAACTTTATAATTAATGATAGTAAGACAATAGAAAAGATTCTAAAATAA
- a CDS encoding IclR family transcriptional regulator, with amino-acid sequence MELVPALEKMDKILIYIYFNREVSQVEIVKNLNISRATAFRILHTLVELNYLSITNKKYSLGDKFYLFLKNDIKDNFVLLKEVTYPYLEKLSLKFKETFKLSILDNDKVRTLCLVESSDLNKVSFSDKAIYPIHAGAASKLLICQLPEYKLKLLIDNGLPKYTKNTITDPEVLRKELNKIRYSRISFDNMEHSENIKAVAIPILDKNNRIVAAISCPCFSEKLNEERENEIAKEMKKYAEKIREKLYLAEDNLRK; translated from the coding sequence ATGGAGTTGGTTCCTGCATTGGAAAAAATGGATAAGATTCTTATATATATTTATTTTAATAGAGAAGTCTCTCAAGTAGAAATTGTCAAAAATTTAAATATTTCAAGAGCAACTGCTTTTAGAATTCTTCATACATTAGTAGAATTAAATTACCTTTCTATTACAAATAAAAAATACAGTCTGGGAGATAAATTTTATTTATTTTTAAAAAATGATATAAAGGATAACTTTGTTCTTCTAAAAGAAGTTACCTATCCTTACTTAGAAAAATTGTCATTGAAATTTAAAGAAACCTTTAAACTAAGCATATTGGATAATGATAAAGTTAGAACTCTTTGTTTAGTTGAAAGTAGCGATCTAAATAAAGTTTCTTTTTCAGACAAAGCAATATATCCTATTCATGCGGGAGCGGCTAGCAAACTATTAATTTGTCAACTTCCAGAGTATAAGTTGAAATTATTGATTGATAACGGTCTTCCAAAATATACTAAAAATACAATTACAGATCCTGAAGTTTTGAGAAAAGAATTAAATAAAATTAGATACTCTAGAATCTCCTTTGATAATATGGAACATTCTGAAAATATAAAAGCAGTAGCTATTCCAATTTTAGATAAAAATAATAGAATAGTTGCCGCAATAAGTTGTCCTTGCTTTTCAGAGAAATTAAACGAAGAAAGAGAAAATGAGATAGCTAAAGAAATGAAAAAATATGCTGAAAAAATTAGAGAAAAACTGTATTTAGCAGAAGATAATTTAAGAAAATAG
- a CDS encoding coproporphyrinogen III oxidase: MLIETNVEINLRSIEEFTRVMASELLEDKILFDIQREENLIKIKVSSENLNKNTEFSYIDLENKIEDQILTMCKISLLKLLDKNYAWGSLMGVRPTKVLRRLLINGCNYEEARKILKDFYLVTDDKINLMETVVKKELELLDKEHINLYLGIPFCPTKCKYCSFASYEIGGGVGRFYNDFVEALLKEIQIIGDFLKTYNKKVSSIYFGGGTPSTLTEIDLERVLKKLLENIDMSDVKEFTFEAGREDSLNIEKLEIMKKYSVDRISLNPQSFNLETLKRVNRRFNRENFDLIFKEAKKLGFIINMDLIIGLPKETTEEILDTLAQLNAYDIDNLTIHCLAFKRASKLFKESQERNSIDRALIEEHIQEIVKEKEMKPYYMYRQKNIIEWGENIGYSKEGKESIFNIEMIEENQNTMALGGGGISKIVIEERNGIDYIERYVNPKDPALYIRELDKRCKEKIEMFKKEKI, translated from the coding sequence CTGTTAATAGAAACGAATGTAGAAATAAATTTAAGGAGTATAGAAGAATTTACTAGAGTAATGGCTTCTGAGCTTCTTGAAGATAAAATTCTTTTTGATATCCAAAGAGAAGAAAATTTAATTAAGATAAAAGTAAGCTCTGAAAACTTAAATAAGAATACAGAATTTTCATATATAGATTTAGAGAACAAGATAGAAGATCAAATTTTAACTATGTGTAAAATAAGCCTATTAAAACTCTTAGATAAAAACTATGCTTGGGGTTCTCTTATGGGAGTACGTCCAACTAAAGTTTTAAGAAGACTTTTAATCAATGGTTGTAATTACGAAGAGGCTAGAAAGATTTTAAAAGATTTCTACTTGGTTACAGATGATAAAATAAATCTTATGGAAACTGTTGTTAAAAAAGAGTTGGAGCTTTTGGATAAAGAACATATAAATCTATATCTAGGAATACCTTTTTGTCCAACTAAATGTAAGTATTGTTCCTTTGCTTCCTATGAAATAGGTGGTGGAGTTGGAAGATTCTATAATGATTTTGTAGAAGCACTTTTAAAAGAAATTCAAATAATAGGAGATTTTCTAAAAACATATAATAAGAAAGTTTCATCTATATATTTTGGTGGTGGAACTCCAAGTACATTAACAGAAATAGATTTAGAAAGAGTTTTAAAGAAATTACTTGAAAATATAGATATGTCAGATGTGAAAGAATTCACTTTTGAGGCTGGTAGAGAAGACTCTTTAAATATTGAAAAATTAGAAATAATGAAGAAATACTCAGTGGATAGAATAAGTTTAAACCCACAATCATTTAATTTAGAAACTTTAAAAAGAGTCAATAGAAGATTTAATAGAGAAAACTTTGACTTAATATTCAAAGAAGCTAAAAAGCTAGGTTTTATCATAAATATGGATTTAATAATAGGCTTACCTAAAGAAACAACTGAAGAAATTTTAGATACTTTAGCTCAATTAAATGCCTATGACATAGATAATTTAACTATACACTGTTTAGCATTTAAAAGAGCTTCAAAGCTTTTTAAAGAAAGCCAAGAAAGAAACTCTATAGACAGAGCCTTAATTGAGGAACATATACAAGAGATAGTTAAAGAGAAAGAAATGAAACCTTACTATATGTATAGACAGAAAAATATCATTGAGTGGGGAGAAAATATAGGTTATTCTAAAGAAGGAAAAGAAAGTATTTTCAATATTGAAATGATAGAAGAAAACCAAAACACTATGGCACTAGGTGGAGGTGGTATAAGCAAGATTGTTATTGAAGAAAGAAATGGTATAGACTATATAGAAAGATATGTAAATCCAAAAGATCCTGCCCTATATATAAGGGAATTAGATAAAAGATGCAAAGAAAAAATAGAGATGTTTAAGAAGGAGAAAATATGA